The sequence AACACCAGGGAGCAGGAAAGGACGAGACTTCACTCAAGTGCTGGTGAGGATGACCGAACATCTCCCATGGTCAGGACAACGGGAGGTGGGGAAAAAAAGCCCTCCCTGAATACTTCAGCGGAAAAAGGAGAAGAAAGGTCCCTGATCCGGGATCCGGGGTCGTCCATCTATGAACTTGAGGTGGGACCCTCAGCGGAACTTCCCCCGCTTGAGCCCGACGGATCCATGACAGACAGCTTTGAAAGAGAGCCTGTCGTTAAGAGTTCACCTCAAACACCCCTGACCATGAAGGATGTACCCGAACTGGATCCTGAGAAGGATGAAGGTCGATATATAGAGAAAACAAAAAAGCGCAAAACAGGAAGACCTTTTCTCTGGATCCTTCCCATAGTCCTGCTTGCAGCAGGAACTGCTGTATGGTTTTTTGCCGGTGGCTCCAGGCAAAGTGAAATTTTAAAAAAGGTCGTTACATCACCATTAAAAGCCCGGATCACTCTTGTGGCTGGACCAGCAGGCAGCGTATTTATGGATGGAGAACTCGTGGGTGAGGCGAACCCTTCCCTGACATTCGATGTGAAACCCGGACTTCACAAGCTGGAGGTAAAAAACTCCAGGTTCGTTACCCGGAAATTCATTGTGGAGTTAGAACCGGGGGAATTTAAAGAGATAGAAGTTAGATTCGGTGACCAGTGAACCGTGAACAGAAAATGCTTATTTTTCAGGGATTAAGGGGATAAAACGGGGTCAATCACGCCTTTGGCGTGACAGGCGGTGAAAGAAGGGGGAAGATCAACACCTTAGGAAATTGGTTTTTTGGTTTACCCCATCCCCTCCACCCCCTTCATCCCTGTTAGAAATCGCCTTGGGTAATATCTGCTATCCTGGAAGTTGGAAACGGGAGCTTGAGGAGCGTGAGTGGCGCTCATTGAGAAGTGAGGGTGTAAAATTGAGAATAGGCAAACCGTTAGTAATTGCATTTGTGTCTGTTTTTTTCACCATCTCCGCGTGCGGTGGAGGGTCCACGGCCGACTGGGCGGATCTTCCTGAGTACCTCTCAGGCGGGGTCGTGATCTACGGTGACAGCCGGACAGGTGACAGTATGCACCGTTTGATGATGGAGGGTATGGCATCTCTAACTCCAGAGGCTGTTTTCCATACAGGGGATCTGGTCAACGATGGACGGGTGGCCGACAACTGGGTCACCTTCAACAACATCGCTTCCCAACTGCCATCCGGGACCCCCTTTTACCCGGCGTTAGGAAATCATGAACACGAATCGTCCCTGTATTTCGACAACTTCGAACTTCCAGGGAACGAGAGGTGGTACTCCGTAAACGACATAGAGGGGCTGAAATTCATTGTGCTGGACACCGGATCTTCCCTGGCGGCGGCGACCTCCCTTATCGAGGCATCCACCCAGTATCATTGGCTGGAAAGCGAACTGTCCTCCAGCATTTCATCCACCGACTTCACCATCGTGACCTTCCACTATCCCCTTTACAGCACCGGACAGCACGGCAGCGATGAACCGGGTATTCGGGACGACCTGGTGCCCCTTTTCCAGCAGTACGGCGTTGACACCGTATTCAACGGCCATGACCACGACTACGAAAGGTCAACGGTCAACGGCATCCGGTACATTGTTGCGGGAGGGGGAGGGGCTCCCCTCAGAGATCAGAAAAGTATCAGCTCCGACAGCGACCTGTTTGTAAAGGCCTACCATTTCTGCGTGTTGTATTTTGATGGGGAGGGGAAGCTGATGGTTGATGTGTGGAACGATTCCGTAGAAATTATTGACAGCTTTGAAATTACTAACAGGTGACTGATCCTCCCACTCCATTCCATCCCATATAATACTGTTTCCCAACGCCAGGGCATGATTTTAACAGGGATAAAGGGGATGAAGGGGATAGACCTGAAATCCCATAGGCTTAAAGCTACAAGAAATGACTCCAGCATAAACTCCAATTCCACACATTCCGATATGGATAGTGCAAGTCAAGTGTTATGGAATTAAGAGACCTGACCTCCCGGATATTAAAGGTGTGTTTTGAGGTGAGCAACGAACTCGGATGCGGTTACCTTGAATCAGTTTATGAAAAGTCGCTGATTATTGCTTTTCGTGAAGAGGGGCGAAATGTGAATCACAGGTTTCTCTTCATGTTCAATTCAGGGGGCACTTGGTTGGAGAGTTTTATGCGGATTTGGTGGTCGAGAATAGTGTTTTGTTGGAATTAAAAGCGGTACAATCCATCGCACCAGAACATATTGCACAGATGCTGAATTATCTCAAAACTACAGAATTACCCGTTGGAATGTTGATCAATTTCAGAAAAGCGAAGGTTGAGTACCGACGTTTTAACAATTATTTTGAGAAGATAGAATTACCATGTAGTTGAATGTTTAGCTTTTCCATGTTTAGCTTTTCCATCCCTTTCATCCCTTTCATCCCCTTCATCCCTGTTAAATTTGCCTGAGGGTCGTGTCTTTGTGGTAAATGAGCTATCTGGAGCGTTGCGGTGTGTCTCGCTTTCACCTTTCACGGTTCACCATGAACCCTCCTTGAAAACACCCTTACAAAAGGTTATTCTCCACAGTTGAGCCGTTTAGAGCAAAAGGTTACTGTTGCCAGAAAAATCTTTTATTTCAGTAGTTTTCAAGGGACGCTAAGGGCAAAGTCAATGGTCATTCTAGTTACCAACGATGACGGTGTATACGCACCCGGGATACTGGCTCTGACAGAAGCCCTCAGGTCGGTGGGAAAGGTTGTCGTGGCGGCTCCGGACAGGGAGAGGAGTGCGGCAAGCCATTCCCTGACCCTTAATCAGCCGCTTCGCGTTGATGAGCTGGGCAAGGACCGTTACGCCATAGACGGAACCCCCACCGACTGTGTTCACCTGGCGGTGAACGTCATACTTGAAGGCAGGAAACCCAATCTCCTGGTATCCGGGATCAACAGGGGAGGGAATATGGGACAGGATGTTACCTACTCCGGCACCGTATGGGCCGCCCTGGAAGGAAACCTCATGGGGATTCCCTCCTTTGCCGTATCTCTCGCTGATGACCGTTACGCCGATTACCGACCGGCTGCCACCTTTGCCGAGAGAACAGCACGGTGGATATTAGAGAACGGCCTACCGGAGGACACGATCTTCAATATCAACGTCCCGGATAATCCAGAGCAGGACCTTGGCAAATACCTCTTTACGAGCCAGGGGTTAAACCGTTTTTCTGAAAGCGTGATTCGGAAAGAGGACCCGAGAGGAAGATCCTATTTCTGGATCGGTGGTGAACGGCTCCCTTACTGTGGAAGCATCGAGACCGATGTGGGAGCGGTTAATGGGGGATATATCAGCATTACGCCCCTTCACGCAGACATGACCAACTATAGGGAACTTGAGACTCTTAAGAACTTTCATCCGGAAAATTTCAAACCTGGAGACAAAATTGAAAAACAACGCTGACCGGCAGGCCTGGGCTCGTAAAAGGATGGTGGAAAAAGATATCTGCCCGCGGGGTATCAAGGACCAGAGGGTTCTGGACGCCCTGTTGAAGGTACCCAGGCATCTGTTCGTAGGCGATGCTCACCGCATGAGCGCTTACGAGGACCATCCCCTTTCCATTGGAGAAGGGCAAACCATATCCCAACCGTACATCGTCGCACTCATGACTGAGGCTCTCAAGCTAACAGGCAGTGAGACGGTGCTGGAGATCGGCACCGGTTCCGGCTACCAGACAGCCATGCTGGCGGAGCTGGCCGCCCGCGTCTACTCTATCGAGAGGGTGCCTTCCCTCACGGGGCGGGCCCGCAAGGTCCTCGACAGCCTCGGATACAAAAACGTCCTGATCAAGTTGTCTGACGGCACGCTGGGCTGGGAGGAATACGCGCCCTACGACCGGATCATCGTCACCGCGGGAGCTCCGTCCGTTCCGGAACCGCTTATTGAACAGCTTGCGCCCGGGGGTATTCTGGTCATACCGGTAGGGACGAACTCCCTGCAGGAACTTGTGCGCGTTACCAAGGGGGAGGATGGATCCATCAGGGAGGATCGCCTGGGCAGCTGTGTCTTTGTGCGCCTTGTGGGCAAACACGGCTGGGAGGTTAACTGATGGTAGAGGGAATGATCAACTGGATGACAGGGTGGGCCCAGAGCCCCTCCGGGGAGACAGCCCTTTTTCTTCTGGCCTTTGCGGAATCCTCATTTTTCCCTATCCCCCCGGATGTTCTCCTTATTGCCATGGCGATGCTCCGGCCGGAAATGGCTTTCAAGCTGGCACTCATCTGCGCTGTGGGGTCGGTTCTCGGAGGTATGTTC is a genomic window of bacterium containing:
- a CDS encoding metallophosphoesterase, coding for MRSEGVKLRIGKPLVIAFVSVFFTISACGGGSTADWADLPEYLSGGVVIYGDSRTGDSMHRLMMEGMASLTPEAVFHTGDLVNDGRVADNWVTFNNIASQLPSGTPFYPALGNHEHESSLYFDNFELPGNERWYSVNDIEGLKFIVLDTGSSLAAATSLIEASTQYHWLESELSSSISSTDFTIVTFHYPLYSTGQHGSDEPGIRDDLVPLFQQYGVDTVFNGHDHDYERSTVNGIRYIVAGGGGAPLRDQKSISSDSDLFVKAYHFCVLYFDGEGKLMVDVWNDSVEIIDSFEITNR
- the surE gene encoding 5'/3'-nucleotidase SurE, encoding MVILVTNDDGVYAPGILALTEALRSVGKVVVAAPDRERSAASHSLTLNQPLRVDELGKDRYAIDGTPTDCVHLAVNVILEGRKPNLLVSGINRGGNMGQDVTYSGTVWAALEGNLMGIPSFAVSLADDRYADYRPAATFAERTARWILENGLPEDTIFNINVPDNPEQDLGKYLFTSQGLNRFSESVIRKEDPRGRSYFWIGGERLPYCGSIETDVGAVNGGYISITPLHADMTNYRELETLKNFHPENFKPGDKIEKQR
- a CDS encoding protein-L-isoaspartate(D-aspartate) O-methyltransferase → MVEKDICPRGIKDQRVLDALLKVPRHLFVGDAHRMSAYEDHPLSIGEGQTISQPYIVALMTEALKLTGSETVLEIGTGSGYQTAMLAELAARVYSIERVPSLTGRARKVLDSLGYKNVLIKLSDGTLGWEEYAPYDRIIVTAGAPSVPEPLIEQLAPGGILVIPVGTNSLQELVRVTKGEDGSIREDRLGSCVFVRLVGKHGWEVN